In Octopus bimaculoides isolate UCB-OBI-ISO-001 chromosome 5, ASM119413v2, whole genome shotgun sequence, a genomic segment contains:
- the LOC106877296 gene encoding melatonin receptor type 1B-B, whose translation MMFDSLHDVATSNMSFFSLDMTSNSVVTVSPLNSTASVQYRTPLLQSKPILAIIYLIILLTVSCFGMVTNPISFIIHYKNQKLNKVGRIFLMNLCLADMCVNCVSMPACAIGIIKGEQFFRSRSTYCQFVSSLCFTACVCAILNLSMATINRYIFVCHNQMGGKMFNRRNSLSTIFLVWLVSFLLESGNIFGLYGHEYDYKQHACVWNRVASHAYTLYITLVLIMSPLFSVGVLNLLILRKIQKTKMDICKLSDTNQIRGKKSWLAETLRTSRTIFLLFMVFMFCWCPYVFVIACDPKDLLQEEVYLFVALLVHSHSSSGFLVYWIGSKEFVKAVKRLLNIPCLESKSKQRVKIYGISSNTTNRNFDNLVSLRLSKQTSRTSMTSNVNTSFDMNNKMHQQSASNLEEGFNRFYQPQIDDRES comes from the exons ATGATGTTTGATTCACTTCACGACGTGGCCACATCTAACATGTCGTTCTTCAGCCTAGATATGACATCAAATTCTGTGGTTACAGTGTCTCCTCTCAACTCAACGGCATCTGTTCAATACAGAACTCCTCTCCTACAAAGTAAACCAATCTTAGCCATAATCTACCTCATAATATTGCTTACCGTGTCCTGTTTCGGTATGGTGACCAATCCTATCAGCTTCATTATTCATTACAAGAACCAAAAGCTAAATAAAGTCGGGCGAATATTTCTGATGAACCTCTGTTTGGCCGACATGTGCGTGAATTGTGTCAGCATGCCAGCTTGTGCTATTG GTATAATCAAAGGCGAACAGTTCTTTCGAAGTAGATCAACCTACTGTCAATTCGTCAGTTCGCTTTGTTTCACGGCTTGTGTCTGCGCCATCCTCAATTTATCCATGGCAACTATCAACAGGTATATTTTCGTTTGCCATAATCAAATGGGTGGGAAAATGTTCAACCGGCGAAATTCCCTATCGACTATATTTTTGGTGTGGCTAGTTTCCTTCCTGTTGGAATCGGGCAATATATTCGGCTTATATGGACACGAATACGACTATAAACAACATGCGTGTGTTTGGAACAGGGTAGCCAGCCACGCTTATACTTTGTACATAACGCTTGTACTTATTATGTCGCCGCTTTTTTCAGTCGGTGTTCTCAACCTGTTGATCTTACGAAAGATACAGAAGACCAAAATGGATATATGTAAACTTAGCGATACCAACCAGATCCGAGGAAAGAAATCTTGGTTGGCTGAAACTCTCCGAACATCTCGGACGATTTTCCTTCTGTTTATGGTTTTTATGTTTTGCTGGTGCCCATATGTGTTTGTTATCGCATGCGATCCAAAGGATCTACTGCAGGAAGAAGTGTATCTATTCGTGGCCCTTCTGGTGCATTCACACTCCAGTTCAGGATTCTTAGTGTACTGGATCGGCAGCAAAGAGTTCGTTAAAGCTGTCAAGAGGTTGCTTAACATACCGTGCCTAGAATCCAAATCGAAGCAAAGAGTAAAGATTTATGGTATAAGTAGTAACACTACCAACAGGAATTTCGACAACCTCGTTTCATTGCGATTAAGTAAGCAGACCAGCAGAACATCAATGACAAGCAATGTGAACACAAGCTTCGATATGAACAA